A single region of the Candidatus Omnitrophota bacterium genome encodes:
- a CDS encoding DUF503 domain-containing protein yields the protein MIIGIVTFDLSLPECHSLKEKRMLLKSLKARLRNQFNISVSEVDWQDKWQRSTVAVAAVGTGKRDLNSMLSHVVESVRSDPRWVILDESLELI from the coding sequence TGACCTTTGACTTGTCTTTGCCGGAGTGCCATTCGCTCAAGGAAAAGCGCATGTTGCTCAAGAGTCTCAAAGCCCGTCTCCGGAATCAGTTCAATATTTCGGTCTCTGAAGTGGACTGGCAGGATAAATGGCAGCGTTCAACGGTGGCTGTTGCTGCGGTGGGCACAGGCAAGCGGGATCTTAATTCGATGCTGAGTCATGTAGTGGAAAGTGTGCGATCCGATCCGCGTTGGGTGATCTTGGATGAATCTTTGGAATTGATTTAA